In Verrucomicrobiia bacterium, a single genomic region encodes these proteins:
- a CDS encoding IS630 family transposase — protein sequence MAGKSKLPALVLTPEEQQRLETLQASRVAPVREAERARILLQYCAGNSPSAIQKALGISRVTIYHCLHKALEMGMEAGLKDAFHRPKEPLITSDDKAWVVHLACTKPKELGYAAELWTRQSLAGYVRQQAQAAGHPSLAQAAKATVQRILDEQHLQPHKVKYYLERRDPEFEPKMKEVLMVYQEVAMQNQAAAGPAETAPSIITVSIDEKPGVQAIENTAPDLPPVPEKHPTVGRDHEYKRHGTLSILASLDLHDGHVVARVEERHRSREFVALLKDLDAYYPTGVTIRVILDNHSAHISKETRAYLATRPNRFSYVHTPKHGSWLNLVETLFGKMAHTFLRHIRVKSKAELKERILRGIAEINAAPVVHRWKKFDLLAS from the coding sequence ATGGCCGGAAAATCCAAGCTCCCCGCTTTGGTCCTCACCCCGGAGGAACAACAGCGACTGGAAACATTGCAGGCTTCTCGCGTTGCGCCGGTGCGTGAAGCCGAACGGGCGCGGATTCTTTTGCAATATTGCGCCGGAAACAGTCCTTCGGCTATCCAAAAAGCCCTTGGGATCAGCCGAGTCACCATTTATCATTGTCTGCACAAGGCTCTGGAGATGGGAATGGAAGCCGGGCTTAAGGACGCTTTTCATCGCCCCAAAGAGCCGCTCATTACCAGCGATGACAAGGCTTGGGTAGTGCATCTGGCTTGCACCAAGCCTAAAGAGTTGGGTTACGCTGCGGAGTTGTGGACGCGCCAATCGCTGGCGGGGTATGTACGCCAGCAAGCGCAAGCCGCCGGCCATCCCAGTCTGGCGCAGGCGGCCAAAGCCACGGTGCAAAGAATCCTGGACGAGCAGCATTTGCAACCGCATAAAGTGAAGTATTACTTGGAACGACGGGACCCTGAATTTGAGCCGAAGATGAAGGAAGTGCTGATGGTTTATCAAGAGGTAGCGATGCAGAACCAGGCGGCGGCGGGGCCTGCGGAAACTGCCCCCAGCATCATCACGGTGTCGATTGACGAGAAGCCAGGGGTGCAGGCCATTGAGAACACGGCACCGGATTTGCCGCCGGTTCCAGAAAAACACCCCACTGTGGGCCGCGACCATGAATACAAACGGCATGGGACTCTTTCTATCTTGGCTTCGTTGGATTTGCACGACGGGCACGTTGTGGCCCGTGTGGAAGAGCGGCATCGCAGCCGGGAGTTTGTCGCGCTGCTCAAGGACCTGGACGCCTATTATCCGACCGGGGTGACGATACGGGTTATTCTGGACAATCATTCGGCCCACATTTCCAAGGAGACGCGGGCTTACTTGGCCACGCGGCCTAACCGCTTTAGTTACGTCCACACGCCCAAACACGGCTCTTGGCTCAATTTGGTGGAAACGCTCTTTGGGAAGATGGCCCACACGTTCCTGAGGCACATTCGTGTGAAATCCAAAGCCGAACTCAAAGAGAGGATCCTGCGGGGGATCGCTGAAATCAATGCGGCTCCGGTAGTGCATCGGTGGAAAAAGTTCGATCTTTTGGCTTCCTGA
- the queA gene encoding tRNA preQ1(34) S-adenosylmethionine ribosyltransferase-isomerase QueA encodes MRTADFDYELPENLIAQHPAARRDDSRLLVLHRNSGAIEHRGFRDLLQYLQPADVLVLNDSRVIPARLRGRNLRSGGHFEVLLLEQNGANDWWVLLRPGRRAGVGTRIGFRNARDEMSGIEACVTEINAEGHRRLCFSGIADIRDALTELGEVPLPPYIHRADSRFSEADRARYQSVFAQPPGSVAAPTAGLHFTEELLKEIRALGVEVCFVTLHVGLGTFAPVKVENLDLHVMHEERFCVNAETTRRINECKAAGRRVIAVGTTSLRAIEGLAAETGGRLEPKEGRTRLFIRPPHDFKIADALLTNFHLPRSTLLMLISAFAASNKTTGRELVLRAYREAIERRYRFFSYGDAMLII; translated from the coding sequence ATGCGGACGGCGGATTTCGATTATGAATTGCCTGAAAATCTGATTGCGCAGCATCCGGCCGCGCGGCGTGACGATTCGCGTTTGCTGGTGCTACATCGGAATTCGGGAGCCATTGAGCATCGAGGGTTCCGGGACTTGCTGCAGTACCTCCAGCCCGCAGACGTCCTGGTGCTCAATGATTCGCGCGTCATCCCAGCCAGATTGCGCGGCAGAAATCTCCGCAGCGGCGGGCATTTCGAGGTGTTGCTGCTGGAACAAAACGGAGCCAACGATTGGTGGGTTTTGCTGCGTCCAGGCAGGCGCGCAGGGGTAGGGACGCGAATAGGTTTCAGAAATGCCCGGGATGAGATGAGCGGCATTGAGGCCTGTGTGACTGAGATAAATGCCGAGGGCCACCGGCGCCTGTGCTTTAGCGGGATTGCAGATATCAGGGACGCGCTGACGGAATTGGGGGAGGTCCCTTTGCCTCCATACATTCATCGAGCAGACTCGCGATTCTCCGAAGCAGACCGCGCGCGTTACCAGAGCGTTTTTGCTCAACCGCCCGGGTCGGTGGCCGCCCCAACTGCCGGTTTGCATTTTACCGAAGAACTGCTCAAAGAGATTCGCGCGCTGGGTGTCGAAGTTTGTTTTGTAACGTTGCACGTGGGACTGGGGACATTCGCGCCGGTCAAAGTGGAGAACTTGGATTTGCATGTGATGCACGAGGAACGGTTTTGTGTAAATGCGGAGACAACTCGGCGCATCAACGAATGCAAGGCAGCGGGCCGGCGGGTGATTGCGGTGGGCACAACGAGCCTGCGAGCGATCGAAGGCCTGGCCGCAGAAACGGGCGGACGCCTGGAACCCAAAGAGGGCCGGACGCGTTTGTTCATCCGGCCTCCACATGATTTCAAGATTGCCGATGCGCTGTTAACCAACTTTCATCTGCCGCGTTCGACGCTGCTGATGCTGATCAGCGCGTTTGCGGCCTCAAACAAAACAACAGGACGAGAGCTGGTGCTGCGGGCATATCGGGAAGCTATCGAACGGCGTTACCGGTTTTTCAGTTATGGTGATGCGATGCTGATAATATGA
- a CDS encoding dihydrofolate reductase family protein, with the protein MDDAWFQAFRRRRGLPYVLVNMAMTADGKIATANRAIASFSSRRDRENLLRLRATADAVMAGARTIDQGRVILGPGSAKHRRLRLSRGLAEYNLRVIVSGSGSVDPSSKIFQKRFSPIIILTTGRAGGPRLKRLRRLADEVKICGRREIDFPRALRWLQSKWKVRRLVCEGGGELNSPLFRKGLVNELHLTVCPKIAGGRKAPTIVDGAAAPNLAKAARLEIKSSRRIGAELFLVYRARASAHRARSQSRSESRFK; encoded by the coding sequence ATGGACGATGCCTGGTTCCAGGCTTTTCGAAGGCGCCGTGGTCTCCCATACGTTCTAGTGAATATGGCCATGACGGCGGATGGAAAGATTGCCACCGCCAATCGCGCCATTGCATCCTTCAGCAGCCGGCGCGACCGGGAGAATTTGCTGAGGCTGCGAGCTACTGCGGATGCGGTGATGGCCGGGGCCCGCACGATCGACCAAGGGCGCGTGATTCTGGGGCCCGGCTCCGCAAAGCACCGCCGGTTGCGGCTGAGCCGCGGCCTGGCCGAATATAACCTGCGTGTAATCGTCAGCGGCTCGGGAAGCGTGGACCCGAGCTCAAAGATTTTTCAGAAGCGCTTTTCACCGATTATCATTCTGACAACGGGCCGCGCGGGCGGCCCCAGGCTCAAACGGCTCCGGAGGCTTGCTGACGAAGTGAAGATTTGCGGGAGGAGGGAAATAGATTTTCCCCGGGCGTTACGCTGGCTGCAAAGCAAATGGAAAGTGCGACGCTTGGTTTGCGAAGGCGGCGGGGAGCTCAACAGCCCCTTATTTCGTAAAGGACTGGTCAATGAATTGCACCTGACGGTTTGTCCAAAAATCGCTGGTGGCCGCAAGGCCCCGACCATTGTCGATGGGGCTGCAGCGCCGAATCTCGCCAAGGCGGCGCGCCTGGAGATCAAATCCTCCCGGCGCATCGGCGCTGAGCTCTTTCTCGTCTATCGCGCCAGGGCGTCCGCCCACCGCGCCAGGAGCCAGAGCAGGTCGGAAAGCCGGTTCAAATAA
- a CDS encoding cob(I)yrinic acid a,c-diamide adenosyltransferase, with translation MSIVTKTGDDGTTSLMYGRRLPKSHPRVEAYGAVDELNATLGLARAAAQQDFIRQNLALVQTDLIVLMGELATSPADLERYVKDGFSVVRAELTARLEEVVKLVEAQRVIPRDWVMPGANLSAATLDMARTVCRRAERRVCALPQEKAAVNPEILVYLNRLSDLLWLLARWADALAR, from the coding sequence ATGAGCATCGTAACCAAAACCGGCGACGACGGCACGACCTCTCTCATGTACGGGCGTCGCCTGCCGAAGTCTCATCCGCGCGTCGAGGCCTATGGCGCGGTGGACGAGTTAAATGCCACCCTGGGTCTTGCCCGGGCGGCTGCCCAGCAGGACTTCATTCGCCAAAACCTCGCGCTCGTCCAGACAGACCTCATTGTCCTCATGGGCGAACTAGCGACTTCACCGGCGGATTTGGAGCGGTATGTCAAAGATGGTTTTTCTGTGGTCCGCGCCGAATTGACGGCGCGGCTGGAAGAGGTGGTTAAGCTTGTGGAAGCGCAAAGAGTGATCCCTCGAGACTGGGTGATGCCGGGGGCAAATTTATCCGCCGCGACGCTCGACATGGCGCGCACCGTTTGCCGCCGCGCCGAGCGGCGCGTTTGCGCGTTGCCCCAGGAGAAGGCGGCAGTAAATCCTGAAATTCTGGTTTATTTGAACCGGCTTTCCGACCTGCTCTGGCTCCTGGCGCGGTGGGCGGACGCCCTGGCGCGATAG
- a CDS encoding N-acetylmuramoyl-L-alanine amidase gives MSWPPILFVCAAGLASIASSTEPAPRSGSRQTVSIAEWARANGFDIHWLKREETFELSKPSWDLSFTVDSCEARLNGIDLWLSFPPIRRNGGVYLAPLDIETALRPLLSPARNRPGLRIRTICLDPGHGGKDPGYCVGSHQEKKYTLLFAKEVRRLLTREGFKVFLTRSSDRFVELPARAELAKLKGADLFVSLHFNASETSRDSVQGTQVFCITPAGAGSTNNKGEGGDQSWCSGNRQNDRSLLLAYDVQKALVQGLSLQDRGVRRARFAVLREASMPAILVEAGFMSHPVEGRRIFTAAYREKMAQAIAAGLLAYRHAVEQGA, from the coding sequence TTGAGTTGGCCCCCGATCCTCTTTGTTTGTGCCGCTGGATTGGCTTCGATAGCGTCGAGCACAGAACCCGCCCCGCGAAGCGGCAGCAGGCAAACGGTTTCTATTGCCGAATGGGCGAGGGCCAATGGCTTCGACATCCATTGGCTGAAACGCGAGGAAACTTTCGAACTGAGCAAACCGTCCTGGGACCTTTCCTTTACAGTCGATTCCTGCGAAGCACGGCTTAATGGCATCGATCTATGGCTTTCATTTCCTCCTATCCGCAGGAATGGCGGGGTTTACCTGGCGCCCTTGGACATCGAGACGGCCCTGCGCCCTTTGCTTTCGCCGGCCAGGAACAGACCGGGCCTTCGAATAAGGACCATCTGCCTGGACCCAGGCCACGGCGGCAAGGATCCCGGTTACTGCGTCGGTTCCCATCAGGAAAAAAAATACACGTTGCTATTTGCCAAGGAGGTGCGCCGCTTGCTGACTCGCGAAGGCTTTAAAGTATTCCTGACGCGCAGCTCGGACCGTTTTGTCGAACTGCCTGCCCGCGCCGAACTGGCCAAACTGAAAGGCGCGGACCTGTTTGTCAGCCTGCACTTCAACGCCAGCGAAACGTCGCGCGATTCAGTACAGGGCACGCAAGTTTTTTGCATCACCCCGGCCGGGGCGGGTTCCACCAATAACAAAGGTGAAGGGGGCGACCAAAGCTGGTGCTCGGGCAACCGGCAGAACGACAGAAGCCTTTTACTCGCTTATGACGTGCAGAAAGCGCTGGTACAGGGGTTGTCGTTGCAAGACCGCGGCGTGCGCCGCGCCCGCTTCGCTGTATTGCGCGAGGCCTCGATGCCCGCCATCCTCGTCGAGGCGGGTTTCATGTCCCACCCGGTCGAGGGCCGGCGAATTTTCACAGCGGCATATCGCGAGAAGATGGCGCAGGCCATTGCCGCCGGGTTGCTGGCCTACCGGCATGCCGTAGAACAAGGGGCCTGA
- a CDS encoding DUF4252 domain-containing protein: MKHLKPWMIGTVTLCAAATVTLAADEILPGQVDFGAFSPPKGGGEFVEVNVPSGLIGLAARLVEKDQPDVAGLLNGLKLVRVNVIGLGEDNRAELQKRAQKIRKDLAAKGWERIVTAQQKDQDVNVYLKMTDKGAVQGLAAVVLDGKEHAVFANVVGDIKPEQLALLGEKLHIDPLKQIGDAAQKQEEKPKDKAQE; encoded by the coding sequence ATGAAACATTTGAAGCCCTGGATGATTGGAACTGTAACGCTGTGCGCCGCCGCAACCGTGACTCTGGCAGCGGATGAAATATTGCCCGGTCAAGTCGATTTCGGCGCCTTTTCACCGCCCAAAGGAGGCGGGGAATTTGTCGAGGTGAACGTGCCGAGCGGCCTGATCGGCTTGGCGGCTCGATTGGTCGAGAAGGACCAACCCGACGTGGCCGGCCTTCTTAACGGATTAAAATTGGTCAGAGTCAATGTCATCGGCTTGGGTGAGGACAATCGGGCAGAGTTGCAGAAGCGCGCCCAGAAAATCCGCAAGGACCTGGCCGCCAAGGGTTGGGAACGCATCGTGACTGCCCAGCAAAAAGACCAGGATGTCAATGTGTACCTCAAGATGACTGACAAGGGGGCTGTCCAAGGTCTGGCTGCGGTGGTGCTCGATGGCAAGGAGCACGCCGTGTTCGCCAACGTGGTCGGCGATATCAAGCCCGAGCAATTGGCCTTGCTGGGTGAGAAACTCCACATCGACCCCCTTAAGCAGATTGGCGACGCCGCGCAAAAACAGGAGGAAAAACCTAAGGACAAGGCGCAGGAGTAA